A region of Diospyros lotus cultivar Yz01 chromosome 3, ASM1463336v1, whole genome shotgun sequence DNA encodes the following proteins:
- the LOC127797209 gene encoding folate synthesis bifunctional protein, mitochondrial-like isoform X2, with protein sequence MNIFKQLAPIKFGFGVASRKSVRACLSLFHSSSDTSVEVHLQEQEVAIALGSNVGDRLHNFHEALRLMKQSGIKITRHACLYETEPAYVIDQPHFLNSAIRGATRLGPHELLGVLKKIEKDLGRTGGIRYGPRPIDLDILFYGKFRIHSEILTVPHERIWERPFVMAPLMDLLGSSIDNETVACWHGLSAHVGGLFESWEKLGGESLIGKDGLKRVLPVGNRLWDWRARTSIMGILNLTPDSFSDGGRFQSVEAAVSQARLMISEGADIIDLGAQSTRPMASRISDEEELDRLIPILEAILKMPEAEGKLLSVDTFYSTVASEAVNKGAHLINDVSGGQLDSKMHSVIASLKVPYVAMHMRGDPSTMQNSENLQYDDVCKQVGSELHLRVRDAELSGIPAWRIIIDPGIGFSKKTEHNLEILTGLSTIRAEIARKSLGLSHAPILIGPSRKRFLGDICGQPAAVDRDVATIASATAAVLSGANIVRVHNVRYNLDAMKVCDAMLKWRRPLV encoded by the exons ATGAACATCTTCAAACAGCTAGCGCCCATCAAATTTGGGTTTGGAGTTGCTTCCAGGAAATCTGTTAGAG CATGCCTTTCTTTATTCCATTCGTCCTCAGATACCTCGGTGGAAGTTCATTTACAAGAGCAGGAAGTTGCAATAGCTTTAGGAAGCAATGTGGGTGACAGACTTCATAATTTTCATGAAGCGTTGCGGTTAATGAAGCAATCAGGCATAAAAATTACAAGGCATGCCTGCTTATATGAGACAGAGCCTGCTTATGTGATAGATCAGCCTCATTTCCTCAACTCTGCCATTCGAGGTGCTACTAGACTTGGGCCTCATGAACTATTAGGAGTGcttaagaaaattgaaaaggaCTTAGGGCGTACTGGCGGGATAAGGTATGGCCCAAGACCAATTGACTTGGACATATTGTTCTATGGGAAATTTAGAATTCACTCAGAGATTCTTACAGTACCCCATgaaagaatttgggagagacCATTTGTAATGGCTCCATTGATGGATTTGCTTGGATCATCTATTGACAACGAAACTGTCGCATGTTGGCATGGTTTGTCAGCCCATGTTGGTGGGCTTTTTGAATCATGGGAGAAACTTGGTGGTGAATCCCTTATTGGCAAGGATGGATTAAAAAGGGTCTTGCCTGTGGGAAACCGACTATGGGATTGGAGGGCAAGAACCTCTATCATGGGTATTCTTAATCTAACCCCAGATAGTTTCAGTGATGGAGGTAGGTTTCAGTCAGTGGAGGCGGCAGTTTCTCAAGCCCGTTTGATGATTTCCGAGGGTGCAGATATAATTGATCTTGGTGCACAATCCACACGACCAATGGCATCTAGGATTTCTGATGAGGAAGAATTGGATAGGTTAATCCCTATCCTAGAAGCTATTCTGAAGATGCCTGAGGCTGAAGGAAAACTTTTATCTGTCGACACTTTTTATTCGACGGTTGCTTCAGAAGCTGTCAACAAAGGGGCTCATCTTATAAATGATGTGTCTGGTGGACAGCTAGACTCTAAAATGCATAGTGTCATTGCAAGCCTTAAGGTACCTTATGTTGCAATGCACATGAGGGGAGATCCATCCACTATGCAAAACAGTGAAAATCTGCAATATGATGATGTTTGCAAACAGGTTGGTTCTGAGTTACATTTACGAGTTAGAGATGCCGAATTGTCAGGAATCCCAGCTTGGAGGATTATTATTGACCCAGGTATTGGATTCTCAAAAAAAACTGAACATAATTTGGAAATTCTCACAGGTTTATCGACCATTCGAGCAGAGATTGCAAGGAAGAGCTTAGGTTTATCTCATGCTCCTATTTTGATAGGACCTTCCAGAAAGAGATTTTTAGGTGATATTTGTGGTCAACCTGCTGCAGTTGATAGGGATGTAGCAACTATTGCATCTGCAACAGCTGCAGTTTTGAGTGGTGCAAATATTGTCAGAGTACACAATGTTCGATATAACCTTGATGCTATGAAGGTTTGTGATGCTATGCTGAAATGGAGGAGACCGCTTGTGTGA
- the LOC127797209 gene encoding folate synthesis bifunctional protein, mitochondrial-like isoform X1 yields MENPPLCKAHSPRRPRPRRRRLAPRSRLSLLRRSLPLSPLAAPSPFALRPRRLGRWLALRRSLPLSRSVTSSHGHSFAPSPARPRGWWHATLASCSVARCRWWLATSQLPIGSSDSAAIFTFRRAPKSQDCRRLKVGPNMNIFKQLAPIKFGFGVASRKSVRACLSLFHSSSDTSVEVHLQEQEVAIALGSNVGDRLHNFHEALRLMKQSGIKITRHACLYETEPAYVIDQPHFLNSAIRGATRLGPHELLGVLKKIEKDLGRTGGIRYGPRPIDLDILFYGKFRIHSEILTVPHERIWERPFVMAPLMDLLGSSIDNETVACWHGLSAHVGGLFESWEKLGGESLIGKDGLKRVLPVGNRLWDWRARTSIMGILNLTPDSFSDGGRFQSVEAAVSQARLMISEGADIIDLGAQSTRPMASRISDEEELDRLIPILEAILKMPEAEGKLLSVDTFYSTVASEAVNKGAHLINDVSGGQLDSKMHSVIASLKVPYVAMHMRGDPSTMQNSENLQYDDVCKQVGSELHLRVRDAELSGIPAWRIIIDPGIGFSKKTEHNLEILTGLSTIRAEIARKSLGLSHAPILIGPSRKRFLGDICGQPAAVDRDVATIASATAAVLSGANIVRVHNVRYNLDAMKVCDAMLKWRRPLV; encoded by the exons ATGGAAAACCCTCCTCTTTGTAAGGCACACTCGCCtcgtcgccctcgccctcgccgtcGGCGGctcgcccctcgctctcgcctctcgttgctccgtcgctcgctgcctctctctcctctcgcTGCTCCGTCGCCCTTCGCCCTTCGCCCTCGCCGGCTCGGCCGGTGGCTCGCTCTCCGCcgctcactgcctctctctcgctccgtCACTTCGTCGCACGGTCACAGTTTCGCACCCTCGCCGGCTCGCCCTCGTGGCTGGTGGCACGCCACTCTTGCCTCTTGCTCCGTCGCTCGCTGTCGCTGGTGGCTCGCTACCTCTCAATTGCCGATTGGCTCATCAGATTCGGCGGccatttttacatttcgccGGGCCCCAAAATCTCAG GATTGTCGTCGGTTGAAGGTCGGCCCTAACATGAACATCTTCAAACAGCTAGCGCCCATCAAATTTGGGTTTGGAGTTGCTTCCAGGAAATCTGTTAGAG CATGCCTTTCTTTATTCCATTCGTCCTCAGATACCTCGGTGGAAGTTCATTTACAAGAGCAGGAAGTTGCAATAGCTTTAGGAAGCAATGTGGGTGACAGACTTCATAATTTTCATGAAGCGTTGCGGTTAATGAAGCAATCAGGCATAAAAATTACAAGGCATGCCTGCTTATATGAGACAGAGCCTGCTTATGTGATAGATCAGCCTCATTTCCTCAACTCTGCCATTCGAGGTGCTACTAGACTTGGGCCTCATGAACTATTAGGAGTGcttaagaaaattgaaaaggaCTTAGGGCGTACTGGCGGGATAAGGTATGGCCCAAGACCAATTGACTTGGACATATTGTTCTATGGGAAATTTAGAATTCACTCAGAGATTCTTACAGTACCCCATgaaagaatttgggagagacCATTTGTAATGGCTCCATTGATGGATTTGCTTGGATCATCTATTGACAACGAAACTGTCGCATGTTGGCATGGTTTGTCAGCCCATGTTGGTGGGCTTTTTGAATCATGGGAGAAACTTGGTGGTGAATCCCTTATTGGCAAGGATGGATTAAAAAGGGTCTTGCCTGTGGGAAACCGACTATGGGATTGGAGGGCAAGAACCTCTATCATGGGTATTCTTAATCTAACCCCAGATAGTTTCAGTGATGGAGGTAGGTTTCAGTCAGTGGAGGCGGCAGTTTCTCAAGCCCGTTTGATGATTTCCGAGGGTGCAGATATAATTGATCTTGGTGCACAATCCACACGACCAATGGCATCTAGGATTTCTGATGAGGAAGAATTGGATAGGTTAATCCCTATCCTAGAAGCTATTCTGAAGATGCCTGAGGCTGAAGGAAAACTTTTATCTGTCGACACTTTTTATTCGACGGTTGCTTCAGAAGCTGTCAACAAAGGGGCTCATCTTATAAATGATGTGTCTGGTGGACAGCTAGACTCTAAAATGCATAGTGTCATTGCAAGCCTTAAGGTACCTTATGTTGCAATGCACATGAGGGGAGATCCATCCACTATGCAAAACAGTGAAAATCTGCAATATGATGATGTTTGCAAACAGGTTGGTTCTGAGTTACATTTACGAGTTAGAGATGCCGAATTGTCAGGAATCCCAGCTTGGAGGATTATTATTGACCCAGGTATTGGATTCTCAAAAAAAACTGAACATAATTTGGAAATTCTCACAGGTTTATCGACCATTCGAGCAGAGATTGCAAGGAAGAGCTTAGGTTTATCTCATGCTCCTATTTTGATAGGACCTTCCAGAAAGAGATTTTTAGGTGATATTTGTGGTCAACCTGCTGCAGTTGATAGGGATGTAGCAACTATTGCATCTGCAACAGCTGCAGTTTTGAGTGGTGCAAATATTGTCAGAGTACACAATGTTCGATATAACCTTGATGCTATGAAGGTTTGTGATGCTATGCTGAAATGGAGGAGACCGCTTGTGTGA